The following are encoded in a window of Kitasatospora fiedleri genomic DNA:
- the rny gene encoding ribonuclease Y, with amino-acid sequence MGIAQGTETGSSLLLAAGVLIGALVLVLAAGFLMLRQRRAELDRREERLTSELHRLHAHEDELAARAADAERVRDELADQAVENRLLLERTAGLTAAQAREEIVRAAESEARREAALSVREIERRAVTEGEGRAREIIASSVQRLAAEHTADTVVTTLRLPSEDMKGRVIGREGRNIRAFEAVTGVNLIVDDTPGLVQLSCFDPVRRESARLTLEALLVDGRIHPARIEEAHERSRAEVERLCVRAGEDALLTVGIGASGEMSPELVRTLGTLRYRTSYGQNVLGHLVESAHLAGMMAAELGVDPEQVRRAALLHDIGKALSHRVPGSHAAIGAEFARRHGEAEEVVHAIAAHHGEIEAKTVEAVLTQAADACSAGRPGARKESVEAYVRRLERLEEIARAHEGVTKVYAMQAGREVRVMVQPEAVDDLRAQEIAKEVARQVREELTYPGQIRITVVRESRATEVAR; translated from the coding sequence ATGGGCATCGCTCAGGGCACCGAAACGGGTTCCTCCCTGCTGCTGGCGGCCGGAGTGCTGATCGGCGCCCTGGTGCTGGTGCTGGCCGCCGGGTTCCTGATGCTCCGGCAGCGCCGGGCCGAACTCGACCGCCGCGAGGAGCGGTTGACCTCCGAACTGCACCGCCTGCACGCGCACGAGGACGAACTCGCCGCCCGCGCCGCCGACGCCGAGCGGGTGCGCGACGAACTAGCCGACCAGGCCGTGGAGAACCGCCTGCTGCTGGAGCGCACCGCCGGGCTGACCGCCGCCCAGGCCCGTGAGGAGATCGTCCGGGCCGCCGAGTCGGAGGCCCGCCGGGAAGCCGCGCTGAGCGTCCGGGAGATCGAGCGGCGGGCGGTCACCGAGGGCGAGGGCCGGGCCCGGGAGATCATCGCCTCGTCCGTCCAGCGGCTGGCCGCCGAGCACACCGCCGACACCGTGGTCACCACCCTGCGGCTGCCCAGCGAGGACATGAAGGGCCGGGTGATCGGGCGCGAGGGCCGCAACATCCGCGCCTTCGAGGCCGTCACCGGCGTCAACCTGATCGTCGACGACACCCCCGGACTGGTGCAGCTCTCCTGCTTCGACCCGGTCCGCCGGGAGAGCGCCCGGCTCACCCTGGAGGCGCTGCTGGTCGACGGGCGCATCCACCCGGCGCGGATCGAGGAGGCGCACGAGCGCAGCCGGGCCGAGGTCGAGCGGCTCTGCGTCCGGGCCGGGGAGGACGCGCTGCTCACCGTCGGGATCGGCGCGAGCGGCGAGATGTCGCCCGAACTGGTCCGCACGCTGGGCACGTTGCGCTACCGCACCTCGTACGGGCAGAACGTGCTCGGGCACCTGGTGGAGTCCGCGCACCTGGCCGGGATGATGGCCGCGGAGCTCGGCGTCGACCCCGAGCAGGTGCGCCGGGCCGCGCTGCTGCACGACATCGGCAAGGCGCTCAGCCACCGGGTGCCGGGCAGTCACGCCGCGATCGGCGCGGAGTTCGCCCGTCGGCACGGCGAGGCGGAGGAGGTCGTGCACGCGATAGCGGCGCACCACGGCGAGATCGAGGCGAAGACCGTCGAGGCGGTGCTCACCCAGGCCGCCGACGCCTGCTCGGCCGGGCGGCCGGGCGCGCGCAAGGAGTCGGTGGAGGCGTACGTCCGCCGGCTGGAGCGGCTGGAGGAGATCGCCCGGGCGCACGAGGGCGTCACCAAGGTCTACGCGATGCAGGCCGGCCGGGAGGTCCGGGTCATGGTGCAGCCGGAGGCGGTGGACGACCTGCGGGCGCAGGAGATCGCCAAGGAGGTCGCCCGGCAGGTCCGGGAGGAGCTGACCTACCCGGGGCAGATCCGGATCACGGTGGTGCGGGAGTCGCGGGCGACCGAGGTCGCCCGCTAG
- a CDS encoding FAD-dependent monooxygenase, with protein sequence MDAVIIVGAGPVGLALALALARNDVPSTVLDEGTGVSPESPRTVVLGGDTAAFLARIGYTRVVSDAARWDAFTVWRRRAEVLRLPLDAEPVLHLAQHRLQRGLRDAVAAAPLIRLLPRHRVVELAQDRDGVAVRTTSAGEDAWWHGSHLVGCDGARSTVRKLLKVRFPGRPAVDRHAVATVRVDLPFPGEARLHREPPWRGDREASARPLPDGLWRLDWRLPPGRPQPTEPVDPHATWPGIVTGDTLLTRVTAALTGWCGELPPHQLLAAADHTYQQRLAGRFRTGRCFLAGDAAHLHGALGMQNLADGLRDADNLAWRLALAWHLPPGTERADRALLDGYEAERRGAVGARLRAVDQSMPLLRPLRGWAETRRALISGSFRKHAPLLADGQLGTGRFGGAPAYPAAPSGVVPRVPEQRGAGRGTSLTEQLPATAPGVLVPDLPVVTADGAADTLRARLGGPFLLVLVAPGTTVWSAEHWLGAGLMPRLAELAAALPVPTEVLVTDGYPGATPHTVLLIRPDGHLLGTTPGLQPETLHALTAPLTPKPGLEQERTKG encoded by the coding sequence ATGGACGCGGTGATCATCGTCGGGGCCGGGCCGGTCGGTCTCGCCCTGGCCCTCGCCCTGGCCCGCAACGACGTGCCCAGCACCGTCCTGGACGAGGGCACCGGCGTGAGCCCGGAAAGCCCCCGCACCGTCGTGCTCGGCGGCGACACCGCCGCCTTCCTGGCCCGGATCGGCTACACCCGGGTGGTCTCCGACGCCGCCCGCTGGGACGCCTTCACCGTCTGGCGCCGCCGGGCCGAGGTGCTGCGCCTGCCGCTGGACGCCGAACCCGTCCTGCACCTCGCCCAGCACCGCCTGCAGCGCGGCCTGCGCGACGCCGTCGCCGCCGCCCCGCTGATCCGCCTGCTGCCGCGCCACCGGGTGGTCGAACTCGCCCAGGACCGCGACGGGGTGGCGGTCCGCACCACCTCCGCCGGGGAGGACGCCTGGTGGCACGGCAGCCACCTGGTCGGCTGCGACGGCGCCCGCTCCACCGTCCGCAAGCTGCTCAAGGTGCGCTTCCCCGGCCGGCCCGCCGTCGACCGGCACGCCGTCGCCACCGTCCGGGTCGACCTCCCCTTCCCCGGCGAGGCCCGGCTGCATCGCGAACCCCCGTGGCGCGGCGACCGCGAAGCTTCCGCCCGCCCGCTGCCCGACGGCCTGTGGCGGCTCGACTGGCGGCTGCCCCCAGGCCGCCCCCAGCCCACCGAGCCCGTCGACCCGCACGCCACCTGGCCCGGCATCGTCACCGGCGACACCCTGCTCACCCGGGTCACCGCCGCGCTCACCGGCTGGTGCGGCGAACTCCCGCCCCACCAGCTGCTGGCCGCCGCCGACCACACCTACCAGCAGCGGCTGGCCGGCCGCTTCCGCACCGGCCGCTGCTTCCTCGCCGGCGACGCCGCCCACCTGCACGGCGCCCTCGGCATGCAGAACCTCGCCGACGGCCTGCGCGACGCCGACAACCTCGCCTGGCGACTCGCCCTCGCCTGGCACCTGCCCCCCGGCACCGAGCGCGCCGACCGCGCCCTGCTGGACGGCTACGAGGCCGAGCGCCGCGGCGCGGTCGGCGCCCGGCTGCGCGCCGTCGACCAGAGCATGCCGCTGCTGCGCCCGCTGCGCGGCTGGGCCGAGACCCGGCGGGCGCTGATCTCCGGCTCCTTCCGCAAGCACGCCCCGCTGCTCGCCGACGGCCAGCTCGGCACCGGCCGCTTCGGCGGCGCCCCCGCCTACCCGGCCGCGCCCTCCGGCGTCGTCCCCCGCGTCCCCGAGCAGCGCGGCGCCGGCCGCGGCACCTCGCTCACCGAGCAGCTCCCGGCCACCGCCCCCGGCGTCCTGGTCCCCGACCTCCCGGTGGTCACCGCCGACGGCGCCGCGGACACCCTCCGGGCCCGCCTCGGCGGCCCGTTCCTGTTGGTCCTGGTCGCCCCCGGCACCACCGTCTGGTCCGCCGAGCACTGGCTCGGCGCCGGCCTGATGCCCCGCCTCGCCGAACTCGCCGCCGCCCTCCCCGTCCCCACCGAGGTCCTGGTCACCGACGGCTACCCCGGCGCCACCCCGCACACCGTCCTGCTGATCCGCCCCGACGGCCACCTGCTGGGCACCACCCCCGGCCTCCAGCCCGAGACCCTGCACGCCCTGACCGCCCCGCTCACCCCCAAGCCGGGCCTGGAGCAGGAACGGACCAAGGGCTGA
- a CDS encoding amino acid ABC transporter permease, with product MSTRTASVLYDVPGPRARRRYLLLGALGALGIAALLWWVVSTLADQGQFDGWLWDSFQYTAVQQRILDGVLATLKAFGLAAVGSLVLGSLLAVGRLSDHRPVRAVCTAVVQFFRAMPLVIMIFALYQAVFTAQPMWGLVIGLVLYNGAVQAEIIRSGINAVPRGQSEAAHALGLRKTQVMSLVLVPQAVRTMLPAIIGQLVVTLKDTSLGYIITYPELLYVGKLIASNSDGYPYIPVVLVITPIYIAMCLALGGLARWIESRGRRGAKPRRTSAA from the coding sequence ATGAGCACCCGCACCGCCTCCGTCCTGTACGACGTCCCCGGCCCGCGGGCCCGGCGGCGCTACCTGCTGCTCGGCGCGCTCGGCGCGCTCGGCATCGCCGCCCTGCTCTGGTGGGTCGTCTCCACCCTGGCCGACCAGGGCCAGTTCGACGGCTGGCTCTGGGACTCCTTCCAGTACACCGCCGTCCAGCAGCGCATCCTCGACGGCGTCCTGGCCACCCTGAAGGCCTTCGGCCTGGCCGCGGTCGGCTCGCTGGTGCTCGGCTCGCTGCTCGCGGTCGGGCGGCTGTCCGACCACCGCCCGGTGCGGGCGGTGTGCACCGCGGTGGTCCAGTTCTTCCGGGCCATGCCGCTGGTGATCATGATCTTCGCGCTCTACCAGGCGGTGTTCACCGCCCAGCCGATGTGGGGCCTGGTCATCGGCCTGGTCCTCTACAACGGCGCCGTGCAGGCCGAGATCATCCGCTCCGGCATCAACGCCGTCCCGCGCGGCCAGTCCGAGGCGGCCCACGCCCTGGGCCTGCGCAAGACCCAGGTGATGAGCCTGGTGCTCGTCCCGCAGGCGGTCCGGACCATGCTGCCCGCGATCATCGGCCAGCTGGTCGTCACCCTCAAGGACACCTCGCTCGGCTACATCATCACGTACCCCGAGCTGCTGTACGTGGGCAAGCTGATCGCCTCCAACTCCGACGGCTACCCGTACATCCCGGTCGTCCTGGTGATCACCCCGATCTACATCGCCATGTGCCTCGCCCTCGGCGGCCTGGCCCGCTGGATCGAGTCCCGCGGCCGTCGCGGCGCGAAGCCCCGCCGCACGTCCGCTGCTTGA
- a CDS encoding amino acid ABC transporter permease — protein sequence MGIPFEDGNFSLFVRGFLGTLELSALSALFALLLGFMLAAFRVSPVPVLRAFGGTWVTIFRNTPLTLLFFAVTFVLPRLDVHISSFTAAVAALSVYTGSFVCEVLRAGINTVPLGQAEAARSLGMGFGQTLGLVVLPQAARAVTAPMGSVFIALPRNSAIAGAFNVFELFSVQKTLTEKGYAIFAIFFWVALAYLVISFAIGTVVSALERRTAVTR from the coding sequence ATGGGCATACCGTTCGAGGACGGCAACTTCTCGCTGTTCGTCCGCGGGTTCCTGGGAACGCTCGAACTGAGCGCGCTCAGTGCCCTGTTCGCCCTGCTGCTGGGCTTCATGCTGGCGGCCTTCCGCGTCTCGCCGGTCCCGGTGCTGCGGGCCTTCGGCGGCACCTGGGTGACGATCTTCCGCAACACCCCGCTGACCCTGCTGTTCTTCGCGGTGACCTTCGTGCTGCCGCGGCTGGACGTGCACATCAGCAGCTTCACCGCCGCCGTGGCCGCGCTCAGCGTCTACACCGGCAGCTTCGTCTGCGAGGTGCTGCGCGCGGGCATCAACACGGTGCCGCTGGGCCAGGCCGAGGCCGCCCGCTCGCTGGGCATGGGCTTCGGCCAGACCCTCGGCCTGGTGGTGCTGCCGCAGGCGGCCCGGGCGGTGACCGCGCCGATGGGCTCGGTGTTCATCGCGCTGCCCCGTAACTCGGCCATCGCCGGCGCCTTCAACGTGTTCGAGCTGTTCAGCGTGCAGAAGACCCTGACCGAGAAGGGGTACGCCATCTTCGCCATCTTCTTCTGGGTGGCCCTGGCCTACCTGGTGATCAGCTTCGCGATCGGCACGGTCGTCTCCGCCCTGGAGCGGCGCACGGCGGTGACCCGATGA
- a CDS encoding glutamate ABC transporter substrate-binding protein, producing MKARRTVAAALSVLALTAVAACGKDGTPNSDAGAKGGSAAPQLPTYQVNADAKLDGSPVWTKAKASGKLRIGAKSDQPFLGFEDVQTGKRNGFDIEIAKMIAADLGFSADQVEFTTINSSARETSISGDQIDYYVGTYSINDNRKKQIDFAGPYYIAGQSLLVNKDDTSITDAKSTSGKAVCTVTGSTSVDNINKYGAKVTTFESYSLCVEKLLTKEVDAVTTDDAILKGYAAKNQGKLKVVGEPFSTERYGVGLKKGDAVLQKAINDALKKHEDNGDWKKAYDATLGLSGSAAPSVPALDPTA from the coding sequence ATGAAGGCCCGTCGTACCGTAGCCGCCGCCCTGTCCGTGCTCGCCCTGACCGCGGTCGCGGCCTGCGGCAAGGACGGCACCCCGAACTCGGACGCCGGCGCGAAGGGCGGCTCGGCCGCCCCCCAGCTGCCGACCTACCAGGTGAACGCCGACGCCAAGCTGGACGGCTCGCCGGTGTGGACCAAGGCCAAGGCGAGCGGCAAGCTCCGCATCGGCGCCAAGTCGGACCAGCCGTTCCTCGGCTTCGAGGACGTGCAGACCGGCAAGCGCAACGGCTTCGACATCGAGATCGCCAAGATGATCGCCGCCGACCTCGGCTTCTCCGCAGACCAGGTCGAGTTCACCACGATCAACTCCAGCGCCCGCGAGACCTCGATCTCCGGCGACCAGATCGACTACTACGTCGGCACCTACTCGATCAACGACAACCGCAAGAAGCAGATCGACTTCGCCGGCCCGTACTACATCGCCGGCCAGTCGCTGCTGGTGAACAAGGACGACACCTCCATCACCGACGCGAAGTCGACCAGCGGCAAGGCGGTCTGCACCGTCACCGGTTCGACCTCGGTCGACAACATCAACAAGTACGGCGCCAAGGTCACCACCTTCGAGAGCTACTCGCTCTGCGTGGAGAAGCTGCTCACCAAGGAGGTCGACGCGGTCACCACCGACGACGCGATCCTCAAGGGCTACGCCGCGAAGAACCAGGGCAAGCTCAAGGTCGTCGGCGAGCCGTTCTCCACCGAGCGCTACGGCGTCGGCCTGAAGAAGGGCGACGCGGTGCTGCAGAAGGCGATCAACGACGCCCTCAAGAAGCACGAGGACAACGGCGACTGGAAGAAGGCGTACGACGCCACCCTGGGCCTGTCCGGCTCGGCCGCGCCGTCCGTCCCCGCGCTGGACCCGACCGCCTGA